The Bombus vancouverensis nearcticus chromosome 9, iyBomVanc1_principal, whole genome shotgun sequence genome includes a window with the following:
- the LOC117163513 gene encoding uncharacterized protein LOC117163513 produces MKTFVASLLVASLIAISASESIKKVQKRGLIGGNHGFGVSGEVASANSGYLPPVSSVTSVKKPYVVSSAPALSYGVPASVSSYSVPAYEVPVSASVPSYSSSVSSAVPSYTASVSAPVSVPVHAPVSVPFHAPVSVPVASYGAPVAAPLPSYSASVSVPSSSYGVPSLSPAPVHSSPALAASVPLSVGSVSVPSTSYGVPSAVVHSVPSVGVSYNSANYPSRNYGVPSSYVSGGGLSLDSFNVPSKVYGVPSSGSYSSGYSSGSVSILSSGNLASSSAHAASNDGYSYSVPSKQLLV; encoded by the exons ATGAAGACCTTCGTA GCTTCTTTACTCGTCGCTTCACTCATCGCTATTAGCGCAAGTGAATCTATAAAGAAAGTGCAGAAACGTGGACTTATCGGTGGCAATCATGGCTTTGGCGTATCAGGCGAAGTAGCTTCAGCTAACTCCGGATACCTCCCACCTGTATCCTCTGTAACATCCGTCAAGAAACCCTACGTAGTGTCCTCCGCTCCAGCCTTGTCCTATGGTGTCCCAGCGTCAGTGTCATCTTACTCTGTTCCAGCTTATGAAGTTCCAGTCTCTGCATCAGTTCCATCCTATAGCAGCTCTGTTTCGTCAGCAGTTCCATCCTACACCGCTTCTGTCTCCGCTCCTGTTTCTGTTCCAGTCCAC GCTCCTGTTTCTGTTCCATTCCACGCTCCCGTTTCTGTTCCAGTCGCATCTTATGGTGCCCCTGTTGCTGCACCTCTTCCATCTTACAGCGCCTCTGTCTCAGTACCAAGTTCAAGTTATGGTGTCCCTAGTCTGTCACCAGCACCAGTTCACAGCAGCCCTGCTCTAGCTGCTTCAGTACCTTTGTCCGTGGGATCCGTCAGTGTACCTAGCACTTCTTATGGTGTACCAAGCGCCGTTGTACATTCCGTGCCATCTGTGGGAGTCTCATACAACTCAGCCAATTATCCAAGTAGAAATTATGGTGTCCCATCAAGCTACGTTTCTGGAGGTGGACTTTCACTGGATTCTTTCAACGTGCCTAGCAAAGTTTATGGAGTACCTAGCTCAGGTAGCTATAGCAGTGGATACTCTAGTGGATCAGTATCAATTTTATCGTCGGGCAACTTGGCATCGAGCTCTGCTCACGCAGCTTCCAATGATGGATATTCATACTCTGTACCGTCGAAACAATTACTTGtctaa